In the genome of Chryseobacterium oryzae, one region contains:
- a CDS encoding choice-of-anchor L domain-containing protein has translation MKKLLLFFLLLLISVNKYNAQISEPRQPQKKILSAESKKSGAFIDVNAAGYQETNFSPLQLVKDVLISSGSNTCLVPNVTNATVTPNSAVSNNNRSWGYFHRGTTNFPFKDGIVLSTGFARNAGNSAYGGTLSDNNTGGSDPDLVAAIGVAGTFTNSAILEFDFVPTTSQIKFNYLLASEEYNGSYPCRYADGFALLLKPVSGGPYVNMAVLPGGAGPVSVTNIRPEIPGSCAASNANYFAGYNTLPIETNFRGRTVPLTAVATVIPGQAYHFKMVVADFGPYGADTSFDTAVFLEGGSFNIGVELLDNTGATLPSEINVCDKVPTVLTASVNDPTMTFQWFYGTNPIPGATTNTITAIEPGNYTVEVSVPGNPCPGKASVKINGGSTPTGQDATYRLCSTPDITTFDLNGAKPLMSPTPNATFHFYENLADAQAKNANFITNVANYNGTDGQILHVVISDGGFCSILVKLTLQREVTPVAGLLPDRIRVCAGESVTLTASGGVSYEWVNFGGNGNTQTATVFQTTTFEVYAIGAKGCKSLKPAKFTVEVIPAISTPLEDVEMCIGDSIILDAGGAGLNYTYLWSTGATTQTINATKLGIYKVLIKNGICQDEFTVKVQAAASPYVTALNYESNTLTVTAANPMINNIPVNLEYSLDGVLWQDSNVFTGLLDNTNYTVRVRTKGTSCSGSIEFFTLQINNIITPNQDGVNDFLDLTSLKDFKNFTGSIYDRYGVEVFRFSKETPVWNGTVGGKKLPTATYWYKFNFEYNKSKVQMNRSGWIMLKNRE, from the coding sequence ATGAAGAAGCTTTTACTATTTTTTTTATTATTGTTAATATCAGTAAATAAGTATAATGCTCAAATATCTGAGCCTAGACAACCTCAAAAGAAAATACTTTCTGCTGAATCTAAAAAATCTGGTGCTTTTATTGATGTTAATGCAGCAGGATATCAGGAAACCAATTTTTCTCCTTTACAGTTGGTAAAAGATGTATTGATTTCTTCGGGAAGTAATACATGTTTGGTTCCGAATGTTACCAATGCGACAGTTACGCCTAATTCAGCAGTAAGCAACAATAATAGATCTTGGGGATATTTTCATCGTGGGACAACCAATTTTCCTTTTAAAGACGGAATTGTTTTATCTACAGGATTTGCAAGGAATGCAGGTAACTCAGCTTATGGAGGAACTTTGAGTGATAATAATACTGGTGGAAGCGATCCGGATCTTGTCGCAGCCATAGGAGTTGCTGGTACATTTACTAATTCAGCAATTTTGGAGTTTGATTTTGTACCAACAACATCGCAGATAAAATTTAATTATTTGCTTGCTTCAGAGGAATATAATGGTTCATATCCATGTAGATATGCAGATGGATTTGCATTGCTTCTTAAGCCTGTATCTGGTGGTCCTTATGTAAATATGGCAGTTCTTCCCGGAGGAGCGGGACCGGTAAGTGTAACCAATATCAGACCTGAAATTCCTGGGTCTTGTGCTGCATCTAATGCTAATTACTTTGCTGGATATAATACATTGCCTATAGAAACTAATTTTAGAGGAAGAACAGTTCCTTTAACAGCGGTTGCAACGGTTATTCCGGGGCAAGCTTATCATTTTAAGATGGTAGTGGCAGATTTTGGACCTTATGGTGCAGATACGAGTTTCGATACCGCTGTATTTTTAGAAGGTGGATCTTTTAATATTGGAGTAGAACTGTTGGATAATACTGGTGCAACTTTACCAAGTGAAATTAATGTATGTGATAAAGTTCCTACAGTACTTACGGCCTCGGTAAATGATCCAACAATGACGTTTCAATGGTTCTACGGGACAAATCCTATTCCTGGTGCTACAACTAATACAATTACTGCAATAGAACCTGGGAATTATACCGTTGAAGTGAGTGTTCCGGGCAATCCATGTCCCGGAAAAGCATCTGTTAAAATCAATGGAGGATCCACACCTACGGGTCAAGATGCGACATATCGACTTTGCAGTACTCCAGATATTACAACTTTTGATCTGAATGGTGCGAAACCTTTAATGAGCCCAACTCCCAATGCCACTTTTCATTTTTATGAAAATTTAGCAGATGCGCAGGCAAAAAATGCCAATTTTATTACCAATGTTGCCAACTATAACGGAACCGATGGGCAAATTCTACATGTTGTTATTTCAGATGGCGGATTTTGTAGTATTCTTGTAAAGCTTACTTTACAGCGTGAAGTAACTCCAGTTGCAGGTCTTTTACCAGACAGAATAAGAGTATGTGCAGGAGAATCTGTTACTCTTACCGCTTCAGGGGGCGTTTCTTATGAATGGGTGAACTTCGGCGGAAATGGAAATACACAGACTGCAACAGTTTTTCAAACTACAACTTTTGAAGTGTATGCAATAGGAGCGAAAGGATGTAAATCTTTAAAGCCTGCAAAATTTACTGTAGAAGTAATTCCTGCAATTTCTACCCCACTTGAAGATGTAGAAATGTGTATAGGAGACAGTATAATACTGGATGCAGGAGGTGCTGGTTTAAATTATACTTATCTTTGGAGTACCGGTGCTACAACACAGACCATTAATGCTACCAAATTAGGAATTTATAAAGTTTTAATTAAAAATGGAATTTGCCAGGACGAATTTACAGTGAAAGTTCAGGCTGCTGCATCTCCTTATGTTACAGCCCTGAATTACGAAAGTAATACTCTTACAGTTACAGCTGCTAATCCTATGATTAATAATATTCCGGTAAATTTGGAATATTCTTTAGATGGAGTTTTATGGCAGGATTCAAATGTGTTTACGGGTCTTTTGGATAATACCAACTATACGGTAAGAGTTCGTACCAAAGGAACAAGCTGTAGCGGAAGTATAGAATTTTTCACTTTACAGATTAATAATATTATTACTCCAAACCAAGATGGTGTAAACGATTTCTTAGATTTAACATCGCTTAAAGATTTCAAAAACTTCACTGGTTCTATTTACGACAGATATGGAGTTGAGGTTTTCAGATTCTCAAAAGAAACTCCAGTTTGGAATGGTACTGTTGGAGGTAAAAAACTTCCGACGGCAACTTACTGGTACAAATTTAATTTTGAATATAACAAGTCTAAAGTTCAGATGAACAGATCGGGATGGATTATGCTTAAAAATAGAGAGTAA
- a CDS encoding choice-of-anchor L domain-containing protein: MFNNILKNIFFLLVFTLLSNFAFSQRRDAKVLSKPSNLTMRAGAFIDINTPNYTESSYSITQLVKDVLIAGGSTCSTANVSNVVVSPNLSASNQNRSWGFFNRASTNFPFEKGIVLSTGQARKAGNSFQSGPLGDALGTQGDIDLATALNIPNNMLEDATYIEFDFVPTATEIKFRYLFASEEYDSSFPCQFVDGFALLLKKSGDPTYTNLAVLPGGAGPVSVRNIRPSTQFGGGVLACGALNEAYFGGYNTASIETNFNGRTIPLTATATVIPGQTYHFKMVLADYDDPTYDSGVFLEAGSFDIGVKILDPAGVQLPSSINVCDNAPQTLTASTQIAGATYQWYLGTNPIPGATNASYTVTQPGVYKVEVLIPGNSCPGSATVTIVGGTSPVVQNATLTSCYAAGNVNFNLTSAQTTISTTPGATFAYYLNQSDANAGNGNTINTPTTFSSAGNQTIYVLVKNGFCSKVAQLQLVKAPEITATIANPSIITCVNTQVTLSASASVYPTGSTFSWAATGGGNIVSGGNTLNPVVNSAGTYTLTISSVFQPGNVNCSKTASVNVTGDSAPPNTGLSASKILICQGESVVLTASGGATYNWTSLSGNGNTQTVTPTSTTTYTVTAVGANGCVSANPATITIEVSQPITVQNASILKCYQQGNISYDLTSAQSDITSSSTATFAYYLNQADANAGNANTINNATNFQSAGNQTIYVLVKNGGCSYVVNLQLLTTAVTNLTIAPPQTITCSQPQITLNASASVIPSGSTIQWTTVGGNIVSGGNTLNPVVNAGGTYTLTVTNTNSPSGLNCTYTSTVTVVLDKVLPVANLASSVQQICPGESVTLTASGGVSYNWTGLSGNGNVQVVSPMNTTTYSVFAVGANGCISANQAFVTVVVGPPTASVTATKIKICAGESVTLTASGGFTYNWTGLTGTGNTQVVSPTTTTTYQVFALGGNGCVSNTPATITIQVVPAITSTLKDVYVCAGDPGTLDAGAGPNYTYLWSTGQTTQTITTNVPGSYSVTISNGTCSKLFTAQIINPDLPQFTNIVYEENVLTLTATNPTGEILEYSIDGGVTWQPSNIFYNVLKNTNYSIYVRSQGAKCSNTIAFFTFVMSNAITPNSDGVNDYIDFSGISNYKNFAASIFDRYGAEQFKADKFNTRWDGSIKGINLPTATYWYRVQWENPASKKLELKSGWILLKNRN; the protein is encoded by the coding sequence ATGTTCAACAACATACTTAAAAATATATTTTTTCTTTTAGTATTTACTTTGCTGAGTAATTTTGCTTTTTCGCAGCGACGTGATGCTAAAGTTTTGAGCAAACCCTCTAATCTCACAATGAGAGCAGGAGCTTTTATTGATATAAATACTCCCAATTATACAGAATCTTCTTACAGTATAACTCAACTTGTAAAAGATGTTTTAATAGCAGGAGGTTCCACCTGTTCTACGGCAAATGTTTCTAATGTAGTTGTTTCTCCCAATCTTTCAGCAAGTAACCAAAACAGAAGCTGGGGATTTTTCAATAGAGCATCTACAAATTTCCCTTTTGAGAAAGGAATTGTGCTTAGTACAGGACAGGCAAGAAAAGCCGGAAATTCTTTTCAGTCAGGTCCATTAGGCGATGCTTTGGGAACTCAGGGGGATATAGATCTTGCTACGGCACTTAATATTCCCAACAATATGTTGGAAGATGCAACATACATCGAGTTTGATTTTGTGCCGACTGCAACAGAAATTAAGTTCAGATATTTATTTGCTTCCGAAGAATATGATAGTAGTTTTCCGTGTCAGTTTGTTGATGGTTTCGCTTTATTGTTAAAGAAATCTGGAGATCCTACTTACACCAATCTTGCAGTTCTTCCTGGTGGTGCAGGTCCTGTAAGTGTTAGAAATATTCGTCCTTCAACACAGTTTGGTGGTGGAGTTCTGGCGTGTGGAGCTTTAAATGAAGCTTATTTTGGGGGATATAACACTGCGAGTATTGAAACCAACTTCAATGGTCGAACAATACCTCTTACTGCAACGGCAACAGTAATTCCCGGGCAGACCTATCATTTTAAAATGGTATTGGCGGATTATGATGATCCTACCTACGATTCAGGGGTTTTCTTAGAAGCAGGTTCTTTTGATATTGGTGTCAAAATCTTAGATCCGGCAGGGGTTCAGCTTCCATCTTCGATTAATGTATGCGATAATGCACCACAGACGCTTACTGCTTCAACACAAATTGCGGGAGCAACTTACCAGTGGTATTTAGGAACTAACCCTATTCCCGGAGCTACAAATGCGTCATATACTGTGACTCAGCCGGGAGTTTATAAAGTAGAAGTACTTATTCCGGGAAATTCATGTCCGGGATCGGCAACGGTAACAATTGTTGGAGGAACATCGCCTGTTGTTCAAAATGCAACTTTAACCAGTTGTTATGCTGCAGGAAATGTTAATTTTAATCTTACGTCTGCCCAAACGACAATAAGTACAACTCCGGGAGCAACTTTTGCGTATTACCTTAATCAAAGTGATGCCAATGCGGGAAATGGAAACACCATCAATACGCCTACAACTTTTTCAAGTGCGGGAAATCAGACGATTTATGTTTTGGTAAAAAATGGTTTTTGTTCTAAAGTTGCCCAATTACAATTGGTTAAAGCTCCGGAAATTACAGCGACAATAGCAAATCCTTCAATCATCACATGCGTTAATACTCAAGTTACTTTAAGTGCATCGGCATCGGTTTATCCAACAGGTTCTACTTTTTCTTGGGCAGCCACCGGAGGTGGAAATATTGTTTCAGGTGGAAATACTTTGAACCCAGTAGTAAATTCTGCAGGAACATATACCTTAACAATTTCAAGTGTTTTTCAGCCGGGAAATGTTAACTGTTCTAAAACGGCTTCAGTAAATGTTACTGGAGATAGTGCACCGCCCAATACAGGTTTATCTGCAAGTAAAATACTTATTTGCCAAGGTGAATCTGTGGTTTTGACTGCTTCGGGAGGAGCTACTTATAATTGGACATCGCTCTCGGGAAATGGAAATACACAAACAGTTACGCCAACTTCTACGACAACATATACTGTAACTGCTGTCGGAGCAAATGGATGTGTTTCTGCAAATCCTGCAACCATAACTATTGAAGTTTCGCAACCGATTACCGTACAGAATGCATCAATTTTAAAATGTTATCAGCAAGGAAATATAAGTTATGACTTAACATCTGCTCAATCTGATATTACATCATCTTCAACGGCAACATTTGCTTATTATTTGAATCAGGCGGATGCAAATGCCGGGAATGCTAATACGATTAATAATGCTACTAATTTCCAAAGTGCAGGAAATCAAACCATTTATGTCTTGGTGAAAAACGGTGGGTGTTCTTATGTGGTAAATTTACAGCTTCTTACAACTGCTGTAACAAATCTTACGATTGCGCCACCGCAAACGATTACTTGTTCTCAGCCTCAGATTACATTGAATGCTTCAGCTTCTGTTATTCCTTCGGGTTCTACAATTCAATGGACTACTGTTGGAGGAAATATAGTTTCAGGAGGAAATACCCTAAATCCGGTAGTGAATGCTGGTGGAACTTATACTTTAACGGTTACAAATACGAATTCACCCTCCGGTTTGAATTGCACTTATACCTCTACAGTAACTGTAGTATTAGATAAAGTTCTGCCAGTTGCCAATCTTGCTTCGTCTGTTCAGCAGATTTGTCCGGGAGAATCGGTAACGCTAACCGCTTCAGGAGGTGTTTCCTATAATTGGACAGGTTTATCCGGAAATGGTAACGTACAGGTCGTTTCTCCAATGAACACCACTACTTATTCTGTGTTTGCTGTAGGTGCAAATGGATGTATTTCAGCAAATCAAGCTTTTGTTACTGTTGTTGTGGGACCTCCAACAGCTTCTGTTACAGCAACAAAAATAAAAATCTGTGCCGGAGAATCGGTGACCTTAACTGCAAGTGGCGGATTTACATATAATTGGACGGGGTTAACAGGAACAGGAAATACCCAAGTTGTGTCTCCGACCACTACCACAACCTATCAGGTTTTTGCTTTAGGAGGTAATGGTTGTGTTTCTAATACTCCTGCTACTATTACAATACAGGTAGTTCCCGCTATAACCTCTACATTGAAAGATGTTTATGTTTGTGCAGGAGATCCGGGAACTCTAGATGCAGGAGCAGGTCCCAACTATACTTATCTTTGGAGTACAGGGCAAACAACACAAACAATCACTACCAATGTACCCGGATCTTATTCGGTAACGATAAGTAATGGTACCTGTTCAAAATTATTTACTGCCCAAATTATAAATCCAGATTTGCCGCAGTTTACAAATATCGTATATGAGGAAAATGTGCTTACTTTAACAGCAACAAATCCTACCGGTGAAATTTTAGAATATTCTATTGATGGTGGTGTCACATGGCAGCCTTCAAATATATTCTACAATGTTCTGAAAAATACAAACTACTCCATTTACGTAAGATCTCAAGGAGCAAAATGTAGTAATACTATAGCATTTTTTACCTTTGTTATGAGTAATGCTATTACACCCAATAGCGATGGTGTAAACGATTATATAGATTTTAGCGGAATCAGCAATTATAAAAATTTTGCAGCATCAATTTTTGATCGGTATGGAGCAGAACAATTTAAGGCGGATAAATTTAACACCCGTTGGGATGGTTCTATTAAAGGGATTAATTTGCCAACGGCAACATACTGGTATCGCGTACAATGGGAAAACCCAGCCAGTAAAAAATTAGAATTGAAATCTGGATGGATTCTCCTGAAAAATAGAAATTAG
- a CDS encoding DUF1003 domain-containing protein: MEKQDEKMAFLEKIAEGVTWWIGSIPSLIAHTLFFIISFLLPMLNIVEFDKMLLILTTVVSLEAIYLAIFIQMSVNKSHEKIEDIQEDIEDIQEDIEEISEDIEEISEDIEEINEDIEDIQEDIEEINDEEDDEDHSERAKNVILKSNVSNNKNEIKFLKDKIEELQKKIEELNKD, encoded by the coding sequence ATGGAAAAACAAGATGAAAAAATGGCATTTTTAGAAAAGATTGCAGAAGGAGTTACTTGGTGGATAGGGTCTATCCCTTCATTAATTGCACATACTTTATTTTTCATCATTTCGTTTTTGCTTCCCATGCTCAATATTGTTGAGTTCGATAAAATGCTTTTAATTTTAACCACAGTGGTTTCCTTGGAAGCTATATATCTTGCTATTTTTATTCAGATGTCGGTAAATAAAAGTCATGAAAAAATTGAAGATATTCAGGAGGATATTGAAGATATTCAGGAAGATATTGAAGAAATTAGTGAAGACATCGAGGAGATAAGTGAAGATATTGAGGAAATTAACGAAGATATTGAAGACATCCAGGAAGATATCGAGGAAATAAATGACGAAGAAGATGATGAAGATCACAGCGAACGTGCTAAAAATGTTATTTTGAAGAGCAATGTAAGCAACAACAAAAATGAGATTAAATTTTTGAAAGACAAAATAGAAGAGCTTCAGAAAAAAATAGAAGAACTGAATAAAGATTGA
- the rdgB gene encoding RdgB/HAM1 family non-canonical purine NTP pyrophosphatase, whose amino-acid sequence MELLVATHNIHKKEEIQQILGVDFVVKSLTDYDIHEEIVEDGDTFNANALIKAKYCFEKTGIPSLGDDSGLVVEALDGRPGIYSARYAGDHDFAKNIAKVLEEMSGVENRKAYFITVLCYFDEKGAKFFEGRVYGNLLNENKGFKGFGYDPIFVPEGYEKTFAEMNPEDKNKISHRKKALDSFLDFLKD is encoded by the coding sequence ATGGAATTATTAGTAGCAACCCACAATATTCATAAAAAAGAGGAAATTCAGCAGATTTTAGGAGTAGACTTTGTAGTAAAAAGTCTTACAGATTACGATATTCATGAAGAAATTGTTGAAGATGGAGATACTTTTAATGCGAATGCATTAATAAAAGCAAAATATTGTTTCGAGAAAACCGGAATCCCAAGTCTTGGTGATGATAGTGGTTTGGTTGTAGAAGCTTTAGACGGAAGACCGGGTATTTATTCTGCGAGATATGCAGGAGATCATGATTTTGCTAAGAACATCGCAAAAGTATTAGAAGAAATGAGCGGTGTTGAAAATCGAAAAGCCTATTTTATAACAGTTTTGTGTTATTTTGATGAGAAAGGAGCAAAATTTTTCGAAGGCAGAGTTTATGGAAATCTGTTAAATGAAAATAAAGGCTTTAAAGGTTTTGGTTATGATCCTATTTTTGTTCCGGAAGGATATGAAAAAACATTTGCCGAGATGAATCCTGAAGACAAAAACAAAATAAGCCACAGAAAAAAAGCTTTAGATTCATTTCTGGATTTTCTGAAAGACTGA
- a CDS encoding ribonuclease Z, with the protein MSTYLTILGFNSAIPTINSSPTSQLLEMEERSFLIDCGEGTQVQLRKAKARFSKINHIFISHLHGDHCFGLPGLIASFRLLGRENPLHVYGPKGIKKMLETIFTITETHRGFEVVYHELDKDYSEKIYEDNRVEVYTIPLDHRIYCNGYLFKEKPKDRHINMAEVSKYSEIESCDYHYLKAGKDFVLSDGYVLKNEILTTDPLAPVSYAFCSDTRYLESVVPIIKDVTVLYHESTFLHDLKEMADYTGHSTALEAATIAKKANVGKLILGHFSNRYGDLTVFTDEARTVFPNTYLPKALDCVKI; encoded by the coding sequence TTGAGCACTTATTTAACAATTTTAGGTTTTAATTCTGCAATACCTACCATAAATTCTTCTCCAACTTCACAGCTTTTGGAAATGGAGGAGCGGTCTTTCCTTATCGATTGTGGGGAAGGAACACAGGTGCAGCTTAGAAAAGCCAAAGCAAGATTTTCTAAAATAAATCATATTTTTATTTCTCATCTTCATGGCGATCATTGTTTTGGTTTGCCGGGATTAATTGCTTCTTTCAGGCTTTTGGGAAGAGAAAATCCGCTTCATGTATACGGACCGAAAGGAATAAAAAAAATGTTGGAAACAATATTTACGATTACAGAAACACACCGAGGTTTTGAGGTTGTTTATCATGAACTGGATAAAGATTATTCCGAAAAAATTTACGAAGATAATAGGGTAGAAGTGTACACCATTCCGCTCGATCACAGAATTTACTGCAATGGTTATCTTTTTAAGGAAAAACCAAAGGACAGACATATTAATATGGCAGAAGTGTCTAAGTACAGCGAGATAGAAAGCTGCGATTATCATTATTTAAAAGCAGGAAAAGACTTTGTTCTCAGCGATGGCTATGTTCTGAAGAATGAAATTTTAACAACAGATCCGCTTGCTCCGGTTTCGTATGCATTTTGCAGTGATACAAGATATTTAGAATCTGTAGTTCCTATCATTAAAGACGTAACGGTTCTTTACCACGAATCTACTTTTCTGCACGATCTTAAAGAAATGGCAGATTACACCGGGCATTCTACAGCATTAGAAGCGGCAACGATAGCTAAAAAAGCAAATGTTGGAAAATTAATTTTAGGACATTTCTCTAATCGCTATGGTGATTTAACGGTTTTTACCGATGAAGCAAGAACTGTTTTCCCCAATACTTATCTTCCCAAAGCATTGGATTGTGTGAAAATTTGA
- the htpG gene encoding molecular chaperone HtpG, translating into MKGSINVSVENIFPLIKKFLYSDHEIFLRELISNATDATLKLKHLTSIGEAKVEYGNPKIEVKADKQNKKIHIIDQGLGMTSEEVEKYINQVAFSGAEEFLEKYKDSAKDSGIIGHFGLGFYSAFMVAEKVEIISKSYKDEPAVHWICDGSPEFTLEETTAKTERGTEIILHIAEDSTEFLEENKIRELLTKYNKFMPVPIKFGTKTHTLPLPEDAPEGTKPETEEVDNIINNPTPAWTIAPSELTAEDYTSFYHELYPMQFEEPLFNIHLNVDYPFNLTGILYFPKLSNNLNIEKDKIQLYQNQVFVTDEVKGIVPDFLMLLRGVIDSPDIPLNVSRSYLQADGAVKKISSYITKKVADKMVALINENREDYEKKWNDIKIVIEYGMISEDKFFEKSDKFALYPTTDGKYFLWNELEEKIKPIQTDKDGNLVILYATNADEQHSYIQSGKDKGYEVLLLDSPIVPHLIQKLESSKEKIQFARVDADHINNLIKKDEPVISKLNETEKESLKKTVEESINDQKFTVQLEDLDSSDAPFTITQPEFMRRMKDMQATGGGGMFGMGGFPEMYNLVVNSNSEFASKILSNDNAEEKNTQIKYALDLAKLSQNLLKGKDLTDFIQRSYKQLEK; encoded by the coding sequence ATGAAAGGAAGTATTAATGTATCGGTGGAAAATATTTTCCCATTGATTAAGAAATTTCTTTACAGTGACCACGAAATATTTTTAAGAGAACTTATTTCCAATGCAACGGATGCCACATTAAAGTTGAAGCATTTAACGTCTATCGGTGAAGCCAAAGTAGAATACGGAAACCCGAAAATTGAAGTAAAAGCTGATAAGCAGAATAAAAAAATTCACATCATAGATCAGGGATTAGGGATGACCTCCGAAGAAGTTGAGAAATACATCAATCAGGTGGCATTTTCGGGAGCTGAAGAATTTTTGGAAAAATATAAAGACTCTGCAAAAGATTCAGGGATTATCGGTCATTTCGGTCTTGGTTTTTATTCTGCATTTATGGTGGCAGAGAAAGTGGAAATTATTTCTAAATCTTATAAAGACGAACCGGCAGTTCACTGGATTTGCGACGGCAGCCCGGAGTTTACTTTAGAAGAAACTACTGCAAAAACCGAAAGAGGAACAGAAATTATCCTGCACATTGCCGAAGATTCTACAGAATTTTTAGAAGAAAATAAAATTCGTGAATTGTTGACAAAGTACAACAAATTCATGCCTGTTCCTATTAAATTCGGAACCAAAACACATACACTTCCTCTTCCTGAAGATGCACCAGAAGGTACAAAGCCAGAGACGGAAGAAGTAGACAATATCATCAACAATCCTACACCAGCCTGGACGATTGCGCCATCTGAACTTACTGCAGAAGATTATACCTCTTTCTATCACGAGCTTTACCCGATGCAGTTCGAAGAGCCTTTATTCAATATTCATTTGAATGTTGATTATCCGTTCAATCTTACCGGAATTTTATATTTCCCGAAACTGAGCAACAATCTGAATATCGAAAAAGATAAAATTCAGCTTTACCAGAATCAGGTTTTTGTAACCGATGAGGTAAAAGGGATTGTTCCTGACTTCCTGATGTTATTGAGAGGAGTAATAGATTCTCCGGACATTCCGCTGAATGTATCCCGTTCTTATTTGCAGGCTGACGGTGCGGTGAAGAAAATTTCTTCTTACATCACCAAAAAAGTGGCAGATAAAATGGTTGCTTTAATCAACGAAAACCGTGAAGATTACGAGAAAAAATGGAACGACATTAAAATTGTAATTGAATACGGAATGATTTCTGAAGATAAATTCTTCGAAAAATCTGACAAATTTGCACTCTACCCAACCACAGACGGAAAATATTTCCTTTGGAATGAGCTTGAAGAAAAGATAAAACCCATCCAGACCGACAAAGACGGTAATTTGGTGATTCTTTATGCTACCAATGCAGATGAGCAGCATTCTTACATTCAGTCTGGCAAAGACAAAGGGTATGAAGTTCTTCTTTTAGATTCTCCTATTGTTCCGCATTTAATTCAAAAACTGGAGTCTTCAAAAGAAAAAATTCAGTTTGCAAGAGTAGATGCAGATCATATTAATAATTTAATTAAAAAAGATGAACCTGTAATTTCTAAACTGAATGAAACAGAAAAAGAATCGTTAAAAAAGACCGTTGAAGAATCTATCAATGATCAGAAATTCACTGTTCAACTGGAAGATTTAGACAGCAGTGATGCTCCTTTCACCATCACTCAGCCGGAATTTATGAGAAGAATGAAAGATATGCAGGCTACCGGAGGAGGCGGAATGTTCGGTATGGGAGGATTTCCTGAGATGTATAATCTTGTAGTGAATTCTAACAGCGAATTTGCATCAAAAATTCTTTCCAACGACAATGCTGAAGAAAAAAATACACAGATAAAATATGCTTTAGATCTGGCAAAATTATCTCAAAATCTATTGAAAGGAAAAGATCTTACGGACTTTATCCAAAGAAGCTATAAACAATTAGAAAAATAG
- a CDS encoding TIGR02757 family protein — MNLLELKEFLDEKADIYNSPDFIFDDPVQIPHRFQLKQDIEITAFLAATIAWGNRKSIIKSAEKMLEIMGDSPYDFVINHTERDLDFIKDKNIHRTFNGEDFSYFIKQFQKIYIHHKSLEELFLLNQEEYNFQHSIERFRKDFLGLEKHRTHKHVSSPYKNSSSKRIMMFLRWMVRKDNRGVDFGIWKKIDQRFLSIPLDVHTGNISRKLELISRKQNDWKTVLELDEVVRKLDAEDPAKYDFALFGLGVSKELF, encoded by the coding sequence ATGAATCTATTAGAACTTAAAGAATTTCTTGACGAAAAAGCGGATATTTACAACAGTCCGGATTTTATATTCGATGATCCTGTACAGATTCCTCATCGTTTTCAGTTGAAGCAGGATATTGAAATTACTGCATTTCTTGCCGCAACTATTGCTTGGGGAAACCGAAAGTCGATTATTAAATCTGCGGAAAAAATGCTCGAAATTATGGGGGATTCCCCTTACGATTTCGTAATTAACCATACCGAAAGAGATTTAGATTTTATAAAAGATAAAAATATACACAGAACGTTCAATGGAGAAGATTTTTCGTATTTTATAAAACAGTTTCAGAAAATTTATATTCATCATAAAAGTCTGGAAGAATTGTTTTTACTAAATCAGGAAGAATATAATTTTCAACATTCCATCGAAAGATTCAGAAAAGATTTTTTGGGTTTGGAAAAGCACAGAACGCATAAACATGTAAGTTCACCTTATAAGAATTCTTCTTCAAAAAGAATCATGATGTTTTTGAGATGGATGGTAAGAAAAGACAATCGCGGTGTAGATTTCGGGATATGGAAAAAAATAGATCAAAGATTTTTATCTATTCCTTTAGATGTTCATACCGGGAATATTTCACGTAAGCTGGAACTTATTTCCAGAAAGCAGAATGACTGGAAAACGGTATTAGAATTAGATGAAGTCGTAAGAAAGCTTGATGCTGAAGATCCTGCAAAATACGATTTCGCATTATTTGGTTTGGGAGTAAGTAAAGAGCTGTTTTAA